From the Chloroflexus aurantiacus J-10-fl genome, one window contains:
- a CDS encoding HipA family kinase, translated as MLRKVTATRYVTPLREGGSLPAIVEADDDGLYVVKFRGAGQGPKVLVAELICGELARALGLPVPELVLIEIDPALGRNEPDGEIQDLITASAGLNLAVDFLPGALAFDPTSVRALDRKLASLIVWFDAFITNVDRTPRNTNLLWWHRRLFLIDHGAALYIHYTWNDYQNHARKPFSQIRDHVLIAAASDLEAADRELADHINTDLLWRIVANVPDEWLIDQRFSSVEDHRAAYVEYLSLRLAAPRAFVQEAIDVHERL; from the coding sequence ATGTTACGAAAAGTAACTGCAACTCGTTATGTCACACCGTTGCGTGAAGGCGGTTCATTACCGGCGATTGTCGAAGCCGATGATGATGGCCTGTACGTCGTAAAGTTTCGCGGGGCAGGACAGGGGCCAAAAGTGCTGGTTGCCGAGCTGATCTGTGGTGAACTGGCGCGTGCGCTTGGCCTGCCCGTTCCAGAGCTGGTGTTGATTGAGATCGATCCGGCGTTGGGACGCAACGAACCGGATGGTGAGATTCAAGACCTGATTACAGCCAGCGCCGGATTGAATCTAGCCGTTGATTTCCTGCCCGGTGCGCTGGCATTTGATCCGACATCTGTCCGTGCACTTGACCGTAAACTGGCGTCACTTATCGTCTGGTTTGATGCCTTCATCACCAATGTTGATCGCACGCCCCGCAACACCAATCTCCTCTGGTGGCACCGCCGGCTCTTCTTGATCGACCACGGTGCAGCGCTGTACATTCATTACACCTGGAATGATTACCAGAATCACGCTCGCAAACCCTTCAGCCAGATTCGCGATCATGTGTTGATAGCAGCGGCCAGCGATCTGGAAGCAGCCGACCGTGAACTGGCAGATCATATCAACACAGATCTGCTCTGGCGCATTGTGGCGAACGTCCCCGATGAATGGCTTATTGACCAGCGGTTTTCCTCAGTAGAAGACCACCGTGCAGCCTATGTTGAATATTTGAGTCTACGACTCGCTGCACCGCGCGCATTCGTACAGGAGGCTATCGATGTCCACGAGCGCCTTTGA
- a CDS encoding DUF3037 domain-containing protein, translated as MSTSAFEYALLRLVPRVERGEQINIGVVLLCRQHRFLGIRIHLNEARIAALWPDLDLAPVHEQLAAFEMVCAGGAGAGPIGELPIYERFRWLTATRSTMIQPSAVHCGLCDAPQVMLDHIFQQMVVLPGQAIDERAHEAGAL; from the coding sequence ATGTCCACGAGCGCCTTTGAATATGCATTACTGCGCCTGGTGCCACGGGTAGAGCGTGGTGAGCAGATCAACATTGGGGTGGTGTTGTTGTGTCGGCAACATCGCTTTTTGGGGATACGGATTCATCTCAACGAGGCACGGATTGCCGCTCTCTGGCCTGATCTCGACCTGGCGCCGGTGCACGAGCAACTGGCGGCGTTTGAAATGGTGTGTGCCGGTGGTGCTGGAGCCGGGCCGATTGGCGAATTGCCGATTTACGAGCGCTTTCGCTGGCTGACGGCAACGCGCAGTACAATGATCCAGCCGTCAGCAGTGCACTGCGGCTTGTGCGATGCTCCACAGGTGATGCTCGACCATATCTTTCAGCAGATGGTCGTCTTGCCGGGTCAGGCGATTGACGAACGCGCTCACGAGGCAGGCGCTTTATAA
- the recR gene encoding recombination mediator RecR, producing MTVRTDQLIAAPVARLIEEFAKLPGIGPKTASRLTFYLLRAEPKQALALAQAILDVKEQVGYCRRCFNITVGELCAICLDPSRDQTKICVVEEPLDVLAIERTGAYRGLYHVLHGHIAPLEGIYREDLKIEELLARVRSEPVQEVILATNPNTEGEATAFLLLRDLAPLGVRVTRPARGLPTGGDLEWADPETLGSAFEGRREL from the coding sequence ATGACCGTTCGCACGGATCAATTGATTGCCGCACCGGTGGCTCGTCTAATCGAGGAATTTGCCAAACTGCCCGGTATCGGCCCAAAGACGGCGTCACGTCTGACCTTTTATCTCTTACGGGCTGAACCAAAACAGGCGCTGGCGCTGGCGCAAGCTATTCTCGATGTGAAAGAACAGGTTGGCTACTGCCGACGCTGTTTTAACATCACCGTGGGTGAGCTGTGTGCAATTTGTCTCGATCCGTCGCGCGATCAAACCAAAATCTGTGTGGTTGAAGAGCCGCTCGATGTGCTGGCTATCGAGCGCACCGGTGCCTACCGCGGTCTGTATCATGTCCTCCACGGCCACATTGCTCCGCTCGAAGGTATCTATCGCGAAGATCTCAAGATTGAAGAGCTACTCGCGCGGGTTCGCTCCGAACCTGTTCAGGAAGTGATCCTTGCCACAAACCCCAATACCGAGGGTGAGGCCACCGCCTTTCTGCTGCTTCGCGACCTCGCACCTCTTGGTGTACGGGTGACCCGGCCAGCACGGGGGTTGCCGACCGGTGGCGATCTCGAATGGGCCGATCCGGAAACGCTTGGCTCCGCCTTTGAAGGACGACGTGAGTTGTAA
- a CDS encoding YbaB/EbfC family nucleoid-associated protein: protein MNQRQLMQMAQQMQRQMQKVQEELAATIVEGTAGGGAITVKMNGHREVQSITISPEVVDPDDVEMLQDLLLVAINDASRKAQQLAEERMQPLTGGLKGLF, encoded by the coding sequence ATGAATCAGCGTCAGCTCATGCAAATGGCTCAACAGATGCAACGCCAGATGCAGAAGGTGCAGGAAGAACTGGCTGCCACCATTGTCGAAGGTACGGCTGGTGGTGGTGCGATCACGGTCAAAATGAACGGTCATCGCGAAGTGCAATCGATCACGATTTCGCCAGAGGTTGTCGATCCTGATGATGTTGAGATGTTGCAGGATCTGTTGTTAGTTGCGATCAATGACGCCTCGCGCAAAGCGCAGCAGTTGGCCGAAGAGCGTATGCAGCCGTTGACTGGTGGTCTCAAGGGGTTGTTCTAA
- the dnaX gene encoding DNA polymerase III subunit gamma/tau, producing the protein MAVQSLYRKWRSQTFAELVGQEHVVQTLRNAIAEDRVGHAYLFTGPRGVGKTTMARLLAKAVNCLNPDPTARPCGVCEMCAAIAEGRAVDVIEMDAASHTSVEDAREIIERVQFRPAEARMKVYIIDETHMLSTAAFNALLKTLEEPPDHALFILATTEVHKVPATILSRCQRFTFVRHSVSAMAAHLRRIAAAEGIVLADGVPEAIARAATGSMRDALGILEQLASFVEGPITLPQVQSLLGMTAAAEVDALITALVNHDLTAALRAVHGVANQGADVRQFTRDLVERLRAVMVLKATGDRTLLDLSDDEVALLGQWVQQADMAALVHWVKLFSNLDAQLRTTPYGQLPLEVAVVEALLVPPPVAQPASSSASRSASLAGRTPTSRPSAAVPAIVPQTEPVRAPAHPEPVPPSVVAPPPPPVPEPVSASGSEVPSDVTPVSDPPPPPPEAWAATRQMRPPADPAVARAADADMSVLEQLEAIWEDFKRDVRPRSPTVQALLNSARPYDVEGNTIVLLVTSSFHKERLEEPKNRSLLEDLLRRRLGKTYAVRCTIEEKSVEPTDLRGKIREARKDELVRAALNIFDAHIVDIEPLDPE; encoded by the coding sequence ATGGCAGTTCAGTCGCTCTATCGAAAATGGCGTTCACAGACCTTTGCTGAGCTGGTCGGGCAGGAGCATGTCGTACAGACGCTCCGCAATGCGATTGCCGAAGATCGGGTTGGCCATGCCTACCTGTTTACCGGCCCCCGTGGTGTTGGGAAGACGACCATGGCTCGCCTGCTTGCCAAAGCAGTGAATTGTCTTAACCCCGATCCCACCGCTCGACCGTGCGGCGTGTGCGAGATGTGTGCTGCCATTGCTGAAGGGCGTGCAGTTGATGTGATCGAGATGGATGCCGCTTCCCACACCAGTGTGGAAGATGCGCGCGAGATTATCGAGCGGGTGCAGTTTCGACCAGCCGAAGCTCGCATGAAGGTCTACATTATCGACGAGACCCACATGCTCTCGACAGCAGCGTTCAATGCCTTGCTGAAAACGCTGGAAGAGCCACCCGATCATGCCCTCTTTATCCTTGCAACCACCGAAGTTCATAAGGTTCCCGCCACGATTCTGTCACGCTGCCAGCGCTTTACCTTCGTTCGCCATAGTGTTTCGGCAATGGCCGCTCATCTCCGCCGGATTGCAGCGGCAGAAGGAATTGTGCTGGCCGATGGTGTGCCTGAAGCAATTGCGCGCGCTGCCACCGGCAGTATGCGTGATGCGCTCGGTATTCTCGAGCAACTGGCTTCGTTTGTCGAAGGCCCGATCACGCTACCACAGGTGCAAAGCCTGCTTGGGATGACGGCAGCGGCTGAAGTTGATGCGTTGATCACGGCTCTTGTCAATCACGATCTGACAGCAGCGCTGCGCGCAGTGCATGGGGTTGCCAATCAGGGGGCTGATGTGCGTCAGTTTACCCGCGATCTGGTGGAACGTCTGCGCGCAGTGATGGTGCTGAAGGCGACCGGTGATCGCACACTGCTTGATTTGAGCGATGACGAAGTGGCGCTCTTGGGGCAATGGGTGCAGCAGGCCGATATGGCTGCGTTGGTACATTGGGTGAAGCTGTTTAGCAATCTCGATGCACAGTTACGTACAACACCCTATGGTCAGTTACCGCTCGAAGTGGCAGTCGTTGAAGCGTTGCTGGTGCCACCACCGGTTGCGCAACCTGCCTCTTCATCTGCGTCACGTTCCGCTTCATTGGCAGGACGTACCCCTACCAGCCGTCCCAGTGCTGCTGTACCGGCAATCGTTCCGCAAACCGAACCCGTTCGCGCCCCGGCACATCCCGAACCAGTGCCGCCCAGCGTTGTTGCGCCGCCGCCACCTCCAGTACCCGAACCGGTATCTGCATCCGGCAGTGAAGTACCGTCGGATGTCACACCTGTCTCCGATCCACCACCGCCACCGCCAGAGGCATGGGCAGCGACCCGCCAGATGCGTCCGCCTGCCGATCCTGCTGTTGCTCGTGCTGCCGATGCTGATATGTCGGTGCTTGAACAGCTTGAGGCGATCTGGGAAGATTTCAAGCGTGATGTTCGTCCGCGCAGTCCGACGGTGCAGGCGTTGCTCAATAGTGCGCGTCCGTATGATGTCGAAGGCAATACTATCGTGCTGCTGGTGACATCCTCGTTCCATAAAGAACGCCTGGAAGAACCGAAGAATCGGTCGCTTCTCGAAGATTTATTGCGTCGTCGTTTGGGGAAGACCTACGCGGTACGCTGTACCATCGAGGAAAAATCGGTTGAACCCACCGATCTGCGTGGGAAAATTCGCGAAGCTCGTAAAGATGAACTGGTTCGTGCTGCATTGAATATCTTCGATGCCCATATTGTAGATATCGAACCGCTCGATCCTGAATAA